A stretch of Phytoactinopolyspora mesophila DNA encodes these proteins:
- a CDS encoding sacsin N-terminal ATP-binding-like domain-containing protein, with protein sequence MDALGTAQLRERVLAAWAASPARFREDANAEEELALGAYRDRLVVELAQNAADAATRAGVPGRLLLRLDGSTLLAANTGAPLDTAGVEGLSTLRASPKRESETVGRFGVGFAAVLAVTDEPVVVSHSNAVRWSRQDALTLVTGVAELAAEVTSRGTAVPVLRLPFSAEPAQWDVPDGYDTCVILPLRNDAAVAAVREMLGAVDDALLLVLPALTSLTVETDKQSRTLQGTPASIVDAGTGISERQVGRRRWRLAQLTGRAAPELLTDRPVEERARPEWSVTVAVPLDDGTASDPFGPGSVAGPATGGENLDHQSCPAPLPASVPPVVHAPTPTDDSSDLPALVIAGFPLDSTRRRVASGQLTEFLAGQVGAAYARLVASFSTPAALTLVPGPIGASEVDGLLHHAVLDALSRTAFIPAADGRSRLCPAEVTLVEGLPRGTDPGTLAPFVAGLPASGWERPDVLHRLKARVLPLAEFVDGLGSLNLPAAEWRSIYTALDGADLESLGALPVPLSDGRLVRGPRGVLLPGDIDPERLEPFQLRVVHPEAAHPLLARLGASEANAAAVLRDPAVRAAVEHAMDEDNTALADAVLHLVAASGLTHQDEPWVAQLPLRDETGEPAPAGDLLLPGVRLLDVLDADPAEYAVAADFAERHGIEVLRAAGVRGGFAIVRESDITLDPDLWHNLDDEDSWVRSTLDALQSTGFPPLIVEFAGVSDLDLVRPSAWPDVLSWLAADPETRAAIVAPMHVVTDDGARHALESYTAWWLRKHATIAGKHLDELCTSDADPIVRRLLTPVSRESIDIDDGFASAIGMARVLSDIPGEVLLNRLGDEALTMPSAELAQVYAELAGRDSNALASPRRVRVPDGTGSRVVDAGDAVVCDGPHWLQLDLPAVIPGSAGLADVLDVDLASEVYSTGPLRTGQVRAVPDVALALLPAAPDNYIEHDDLIVGGRSVDWWFHDGAVHAATMDGLARGLAWSAGAWPARWLLAQALEDPEAVASLLAEESFGAAPA encoded by the coding sequence GTGGATGCACTCGGAACGGCCCAGCTGCGTGAACGTGTCCTGGCAGCGTGGGCGGCATCGCCCGCGAGGTTCCGCGAAGACGCCAACGCAGAGGAAGAGCTCGCTCTGGGCGCGTATCGCGACCGGCTCGTCGTCGAGCTCGCTCAGAACGCCGCCGATGCCGCCACGCGTGCCGGTGTGCCTGGCCGTCTTCTACTCCGGCTCGACGGTTCGACCCTACTGGCGGCCAACACCGGAGCTCCGCTGGACACCGCGGGCGTGGAAGGCCTGTCGACGCTACGAGCATCACCGAAGCGCGAGTCCGAAACAGTAGGCCGGTTCGGCGTCGGCTTCGCTGCCGTACTGGCGGTCACGGACGAACCCGTCGTCGTCTCACACAGCAATGCGGTCCGGTGGTCCAGGCAGGACGCGCTTACCCTCGTCACCGGCGTTGCGGAGCTGGCGGCTGAAGTCACGAGCCGGGGCACCGCCGTTCCGGTTCTCCGGCTCCCGTTCTCAGCCGAGCCGGCTCAGTGGGACGTCCCCGACGGCTACGACACATGTGTGATCCTTCCGTTGAGAAACGACGCCGCGGTGGCCGCGGTCCGCGAGATGCTCGGCGCGGTCGACGACGCCCTGCTGCTCGTACTGCCGGCGCTGACCAGCCTCACGGTAGAGACAGACAAACAGAGCCGCACCTTGCAAGGCACCCCTGCCTCCATCGTTGACGCCGGTACCGGCATCTCGGAACGGCAGGTCGGCCGCCGACGCTGGCGGCTGGCCCAGCTGACTGGTCGGGCGGCTCCGGAGCTTCTCACCGACCGGCCCGTCGAGGAGCGCGCCCGACCTGAGTGGTCGGTCACCGTCGCGGTACCGCTCGACGACGGCACGGCGTCCGATCCGTTCGGGCCGGGCAGTGTCGCAGGTCCGGCCACGGGCGGAGAGAACCTCGATCACCAGTCCTGTCCGGCGCCGCTGCCCGCTTCCGTGCCGCCTGTCGTACACGCACCCACACCCACCGACGACAGCTCTGACCTTCCGGCACTCGTGATCGCCGGCTTCCCGCTCGACTCCACCCGGCGGCGAGTGGCATCCGGCCAGCTCACCGAATTTCTCGCCGGGCAAGTCGGTGCCGCCTACGCGCGGCTCGTGGCATCGTTCTCCACCCCGGCGGCGCTGACTCTGGTGCCCGGGCCCATCGGCGCCAGCGAGGTGGACGGGCTCCTGCATCATGCTGTCCTCGACGCCCTGTCGCGGACGGCGTTCATCCCGGCCGCGGATGGCCGGAGCCGGCTCTGCCCGGCAGAGGTGACACTCGTCGAAGGTCTTCCGCGGGGTACGGATCCAGGGACTCTCGCGCCGTTCGTCGCCGGTCTCCCCGCCTCGGGATGGGAACGCCCCGACGTTCTCCATCGGCTGAAGGCACGGGTGCTGCCGCTCGCCGAATTCGTCGATGGGCTCGGATCGCTGAATCTGCCCGCTGCAGAATGGCGCAGCATCTACACCGCCTTGGACGGCGCCGACCTCGAATCACTCGGGGCGCTCCCGGTCCCGCTCAGCGACGGCAGGCTCGTGCGGGGGCCACGCGGCGTCTTGTTGCCGGGCGACATCGATCCGGAGCGGCTGGAACCGTTCCAGCTCCGGGTGGTGCACCCCGAAGCGGCACACCCGCTGCTGGCCCGCCTGGGCGCATCCGAGGCCAACGCCGCCGCTGTCCTTCGCGATCCCGCCGTGCGGGCGGCGGTGGAGCATGCGATGGACGAGGACAACACCGCTCTCGCCGACGCCGTCCTCCACCTCGTCGCGGCGTCCGGGCTCACTCACCAGGACGAGCCGTGGGTGGCCCAGCTGCCGCTGCGGGACGAGACGGGTGAGCCGGCCCCCGCCGGCGATCTCCTGCTTCCAGGTGTTCGGCTACTCGACGTCCTCGACGCGGACCCGGCAGAGTACGCCGTCGCCGCCGATTTCGCCGAGCGGCACGGCATCGAAGTGCTCCGCGCGGCCGGGGTCCGAGGCGGCTTCGCGATCGTGCGCGAGTCCGACATCACCCTTGACCCAGACTTGTGGCACAACCTCGATGACGAGGACAGCTGGGTCCGATCCACCCTCGATGCGTTGCAGTCCACCGGCTTCCCGCCGCTGATCGTCGAGTTCGCCGGTGTCAGCGACCTCGATCTGGTCCGGCCCAGCGCCTGGCCCGACGTATTGAGCTGGCTGGCCGCCGATCCCGAGACCCGCGCGGCGATCGTGGCCCCGATGCACGTGGTCACCGATGACGGCGCCCGGCATGCTCTCGAGTCGTATACCGCCTGGTGGCTGCGCAAACACGCTACTATCGCCGGAAAACACCTGGACGAGTTGTGTACGTCCGACGCGGACCCGATTGTCCGTCGTCTGCTGACCCCGGTCTCTCGCGAATCGATCGACATCGACGACGGTTTCGCGTCGGCCATCGGTATGGCGCGCGTGCTGAGCGACATCCCTGGTGAAGTCTTGCTGAACCGGCTGGGAGACGAGGCGTTGACCATGCCGTCAGCCGAACTCGCCCAGGTGTACGCCGAATTGGCCGGCCGCGACTCGAACGCCTTGGCATCGCCCAGAAGGGTCCGGGTTCCGGACGGCACCGGCAGCCGAGTCGTCGATGCCGGCGATGCCGTGGTGTGCGACGGACCGCACTGGCTCCAGCTGGACTTGCCTGCTGTGATCCCCGGCTCGGCCGGGCTTGCCGACGTCCTGGACGTCGATCTGGCCTCTGAGGTCTACTCGACCGGCCCGCTCCGGACCGGACAGGTCAGAGCCGTTCCCGACGTCGCGCTGGCTCTCCTTCCGGCGGCTCCGGACAATTACATCGAACACGACGACCTGATCGTCGGCGGCCGCTCGGTCGATTGGTGGTTCCACGACGGGGCGGTACACGCCGCAACGATGGATGGCCTCGCTCGTGGGCTCGCCTGGAGCGCCGGCGCCTGGCCCGCGCGCTGGCTGCTGGCCCAGGCGCTCGAGGACCCTGAGGCCGTTGCGTCGTTGCTGGCCGAAGAGTCGTTCGGGGCGGCGCCCGCCTGA
- a CDS encoding DUF3027 domain-containing protein: MSTVRRTRAPKPDVIAAEAVDLARECAIESGGAEAVGDHLGHEAEGERVLTHYFACELIGYQGWRWAVTVARASRSKRVTVDECVLIPGPEAVLAPRWVPWEERISPEDLGPGDLLPVADDDPRLEPGYVSVPDPQVMDVVEELGLGREWVLSRDGRDAAAQRWYGSDVGPDTDIAKAAPAQCGTCGFAVALAGSLGQGFSVCTNERTPFDGRAVSHDHGCGGHSDVRLSSSSGESPEHVVDTLSYELVPLEMDYS, from the coding sequence GTGAGTACTGTCCGCCGCACCCGCGCGCCCAAGCCCGACGTCATCGCTGCCGAAGCTGTCGACCTCGCCCGGGAATGCGCCATCGAGTCAGGCGGCGCCGAAGCCGTCGGCGACCACCTCGGGCACGAGGCCGAAGGCGAGCGCGTCCTCACCCATTATTTCGCTTGTGAGCTGATTGGCTACCAGGGCTGGCGGTGGGCCGTGACGGTGGCCCGGGCCTCTCGATCCAAACGGGTCACTGTGGACGAATGCGTGCTGATCCCCGGGCCGGAAGCAGTGCTCGCACCCCGGTGGGTGCCGTGGGAGGAACGCATCTCGCCCGAAGATCTCGGTCCTGGTGATCTCCTGCCCGTCGCCGACGACGATCCGCGGCTCGAACCCGGCTACGTCTCCGTTCCTGACCCACAGGTCATGGACGTCGTCGAAGAACTCGGACTGGGCCGGGAATGGGTGCTCTCCCGCGATGGCCGCGATGCCGCGGCGCAGCGCTGGTACGGAAGCGATGTGGGCCCGGATACCGATATCGCCAAAGCTGCGCCGGCGCAGTGCGGCACCTGTGGCTTCGCCGTGGCTCTGGCCGGTTCTCTCGGTCAGGGGTTCAGCGTGTGCACCAATGAGCGCACCCCGTTCGACGGGCGAGCCGTCAGCCACGACCACGGGTGCGGTGGCCACAGCGACGTCCGGCTGTCGAGCAGCAGCGGAGAATCACCCGAGCATGTCGTGGACACCCTGTCTTACGAGCTCGTTCCCTTGGAGATGGACTACTCATAG